One genomic segment of Clostridium saccharoperbutylacetonicum N1-4(HMT) includes these proteins:
- a CDS encoding diacylglycerol kinase: protein MKVKKTLESFNNAINGIIETVRTERNMKIHLIVALVVLIASFFFDITKVEFLILAVTIAMVIAAELVNTAIEAAIDMTTNYYHPLAKIAKNAAAGAVLITAINALLVGYIIFWDKLTTFSFSLINKVKNSQPYTIFIALVIVCIVTIIAKAIFGEGTPLKGGMPSGHSALGFSIATAISLITEEPICILLSFILAFITAQSRVDSEVHSIAEVAVGAVFGILLTLFIFTLFRL from the coding sequence ATGAAAGTAAAAAAAACCTTAGAGAGTTTTAATAATGCAATAAATGGAATAATAGAAACTGTTAGAACAGAAAGAAATATGAAAATACATCTGATAGTTGCTTTAGTAGTACTAATTGCAAGCTTTTTCTTTGATATAACAAAAGTTGAATTTCTTATTTTAGCAGTTACAATAGCTATGGTAATAGCAGCTGAGTTAGTAAATACAGCAATAGAAGCAGCCATAGACATGACTACAAATTATTATCACCCATTAGCTAAAATAGCTAAGAATGCAGCAGCAGGTGCAGTTCTGATTACAGCTATAAATGCATTATTAGTTGGGTATATTATATTTTGGGATAAGTTAACCACATTTTCATTTTCTTTAATAAATAAAGTGAAAAACTCACAGCCATACACAATATTTATTGCTTTGGTAATTGTATGTATAGTGACAATAATTGCAAAAGCAATATTTGGTGAAGGAACACCACTTAAAGGAGGAATGCCTAGCGGACATAGTGCTTTAGGTTTTTCTATTGCAACAGCAATATCATTGATTACAGAAGAACCAATATGCATACTACTTAGCTTTATATTGGCATTTATTACAGCTCAAAGTCGGGTAGATTCAGAAGTTCATAGTATTGCTGAGGTAGCAGTTGGAGCAGTTTTTGGAATATTATTAACTTTATTCATTTTTACATTATTTAGACTTTAA
- the era gene encoding GTPase Era yields MFKSGFVTIVGRPNVGKSTLLNYIMGEKLSIVSNKPQTTRNNIQTILTGEDYQMVFVDTPGIHKPKHKLGEYMVNSAKESTKDVDLVLFLTNPDEEIGKGDKFILETLRDKKCPVFLVLNKVDESTQDRVAKSLQMYAEEFKFAEIIPISAIKGKNVDKLLELMKNSMPEGPKYYPDDMITDVQEKFVVSEIIREKALRTLRDEVPHGIAVDIIQMKQNEKGTYHIEVDLICEKDSHKGIIIGKNGQTLKRIGETARYELERFLRSKVNVKIWVKVRKEWRDNQNLLKELGYKAKK; encoded by the coding sequence ATGTTTAAATCAGGATTCGTTACAATAGTTGGAAGACCTAATGTAGGAAAATCAACTTTATTAAATTATATAATGGGAGAAAAATTATCTATAGTTTCAAATAAACCACAAACAACAAGAAATAATATTCAAACAATATTAACAGGAGAAGACTATCAAATGGTATTTGTTGATACCCCAGGAATTCATAAACCTAAACATAAATTAGGGGAATATATGGTGAATTCAGCAAAGGAATCTACAAAAGATGTTGATTTAGTATTGTTCTTAACTAATCCAGATGAGGAAATAGGAAAAGGGGATAAGTTTATCCTAGAAACTTTAAGAGATAAAAAATGTCCAGTATTCCTAGTGTTAAATAAAGTTGATGAAAGTACACAAGATAGAGTGGCAAAAAGTTTGCAAATGTATGCAGAAGAATTTAAATTTGCAGAGATAATACCTATTTCTGCAATTAAAGGGAAAAATGTTGATAAATTATTAGAATTAATGAAAAATTCAATGCCAGAAGGTCCTAAATATTATCCAGATGATATGATAACAGATGTTCAAGAAAAATTTGTTGTATCAGAAATAATTAGAGAGAAAGCTTTAAGGACTCTTAGAGATGAAGTTCCTCATGGTATAGCTGTAGACATAATTCAAATGAAACAAAATGAAAAGGGTACATATCATATTGAAGTAGATCTAATCTGTGAAAAAGATTCACATAAAGGTATAATAATAGGTAAGAATGGCCAAACACTTAAAAGAATCGGAGAAACTGCAAGGTATGAACTTGAAAGATTTTTAAGAAGCAAAGTTAATGTAAAGATATGGGTCAAGGTTAGAAAGGAATGGAGAGATAACCAAAACTTGTTAAAAGAATTAGGCTATAAAGCAAAAAAATAG
- the recO gene encoding DNA repair protein RecO: protein MVNLSIFETKAVIIKTQDFKENDKLVWFYTEKLGKITAVVRGAKKSKSKFLALTLPLCYGEYVLYKGKNLYTLQEGKIINSFQGLLNDLSKLTYSSYLCELIDIACEDNEVNHELFRNLVTTLYLLNTDALDYEILIRAFELRLLKNTGYNLILDNCSICRKKIASANYISLSYYGGVCEECPKEHGLYISKGAYNALRFLMNMNLDKLYRLNLNEEIKAEIEKVITFLISNNYAKRPKSLDMLKFIKE from the coding sequence GTGGTTAATCTGTCAATTTTTGAGACTAAAGCAGTTATTATAAAAACTCAAGATTTTAAAGAAAATGACAAATTAGTTTGGTTTTACACCGAAAAATTAGGCAAAATTACAGCTGTTGTTAGAGGTGCAAAGAAAAGTAAGAGTAAGTTTTTAGCATTAACATTACCTTTATGTTATGGTGAATATGTTTTATACAAAGGAAAAAATTTATATACCCTTCAAGAAGGCAAAATAATTAATTCTTTTCAAGGCCTATTAAATGATTTATCTAAACTTACTTATTCATCATATTTGTGCGAGCTAATAGATATTGCATGTGAAGATAATGAGGTTAATCATGAGCTTTTTAGAAATTTAGTCACAACCTTATATTTATTAAATACAGATGCACTGGATTATGAAATATTAATAAGAGCATTCGAATTAAGATTACTAAAGAATACAGGGTATAACTTAATATTAGATAATTGCAGCATATGTAGAAAAAAAATAGCATCAGCAAATTATATAAGCTTATCGTATTATGGTGGAGTATGTGAGGAGTGTCCTAAGGAGCACGGTTTATATATATCTAAAGGTGCATACAATGCTTTGAGGTTTTTAATGAATATGAATTTAGATAAATTATATAGATTAAATTTAAATGAGGAAATAAAAGCTGAAATAGAAAAAGTGATTACTTTTTTAATTTCAAACAATTATGCAAAAAGACCCAAAAGTTTAGATATGTTAAAATTTATTAAGGAGTGA
- a CDS encoding DUF4342 domain-containing protein, with the protein MEKITLEKVDVVRERTGVSYEKAKEALEKSEGEVLDAIIYIEKTEGLSGNEKSFDDVNKSAVSVEELKAWFKQTIDKGNVTRIKIKKDDNVLVDIPVNAGIAAGVVAIVIPPILAAGVIAAIATQITIEITREDGSVEVVNKYVSEVAVNVKNKASDFSDKIMNKVNEIKNDINKKDGNSKQKLENESEAVYSYTVNFDKEKENSEN; encoded by the coding sequence ATGGAAAAAATAACTTTAGAAAAAGTTGATGTGGTTAGAGAAAGAACAGGCGTAAGTTATGAAAAGGCAAAGGAAGCTTTAGAAAAAAGTGAAGGCGAAGTTCTAGATGCAATAATTTACATTGAAAAAACAGAAGGCCTTTCAGGAAATGAAAAAAGTTTTGATGACGTAAATAAATCAGCAGTTTCCGTTGAAGAACTAAAAGCATGGTTTAAGCAAACTATAGATAAAGGAAATGTAACAAGAATAAAGATAAAAAAAGATGATAATGTACTTGTAGATATTCCTGTTAATGCTGGAATAGCAGCAGGGGTTGTTGCTATTGTAATTCCACCAATATTAGCAGCAGGGGTTATAGCAGCAATTGCAACTCAGATTACTATTGAAATAACTAGAGAAGATGGTTCTGTTGAAGTAGTAAATAAATATGTTTCAGAAGTAGCTGTAAATGTAAAAAATAAAGCAAGTGATTTTTCTGATAAGATAATGAATAAAGTTAATGAAATAAAAAATGATATCAACAAAAAAGATGGTAATTCAAAACAAAAATTAGAAAATGAATCAGAAGCAGTATATAGTTATACAGTAAACTTTGATAAAGAGAAAGAAAATTCAGAAAATTAA
- a CDS encoding helix-turn-helix transcriptional regulator, which produces MKLSPRQEEIVCIVKENAPITSEALAEKIGVTRAALRADLAVLTMIGALDARPKVGYVYSGKTSNGLVYQQISKIKVSEIMSKPVTVSEDTMVYDAIVFLFLNDVGTLFIENNGIMTGAVSRKDFLKISIGGTDIHKVPVGVIMTRMPNIICASEDDNAYDLAKKIIEHEIDSIPVVEILKKSDGKDQMKIIGKVSKTNITKLFVKLGEIEN; this is translated from the coding sequence TTGAAATTATCACCTAGACAAGAAGAAATAGTATGTATAGTAAAAGAAAATGCACCAATTACAAGTGAAGCACTAGCGGAGAAAATTGGAGTTACAAGAGCTGCTCTTAGAGCAGACTTAGCTGTTCTTACAATGATAGGAGCTTTAGATGCTAGACCAAAGGTTGGATATGTGTATAGTGGCAAAACATCGAATGGTTTAGTTTATCAACAAATAAGCAAAATTAAAGTATCTGAAATAATGTCAAAGCCTGTAACTGTAAGTGAGGATACAATGGTATATGATGCAATCGTATTCTTGTTTCTAAATGATGTTGGCACATTATTTATTGAGAATAATGGAATAATGACGGGGGCAGTTTCAAGAAAAGATTTTCTTAAAATTTCAATAGGGGGAACTGATATACATAAGGTTCCAGTTGGAGTAATCATGACAAGAATGCCTAATATAATCTGCGCAAGTGAAGATGATAATGCATATGATCTAGCAAAGAAAATTATTGAGCATGAAATTGATAGTATTCCAGTTGTTGAAATATTAAAAAAATCTGATGGAAAAGATCAGATGAAAATAATAGGTAAAGTCTCTAAGACTAACATAACAAAATTATTTGTTAAGCTTGGAGAGATTGAGAATTAA